The Primulina tabacum isolate GXHZ01 chromosome 16, ASM2559414v2, whole genome shotgun sequence genome window below encodes:
- the LOC142528878 gene encoding uncharacterized protein LOC142528878: MGKREVFSIKLRFRSVFNHPFLLVVLCFLIFLYRTSPFIFSLLVSASPVLVCTAILLGTLLSFGQSSIPHIEMEVKTTCDTFLIKRGASGGATVFEKNESYYAKYSEKKMDEMEKLIEKSSFTAGKFGEGLIKESSRETELENHGNWKTNRESGNMDSEQKSKWNKERLGDEEAVENHYASLLKMSDDEHLELDDETSVANSFDSERVNVDTSDSPPHSHEDKEKEEDEEVEGDDDSDLGSDMAESSSPDASMADIMPMLDEIHPLLDEDTPQPVHTSHDGSDAASELSLEASTSSHESDDESENHEVLEVADEDVEDGEDAENAQGDYEEQAKSAITWTEEDQKNLMDLGSSEIERNQWLEKIILRRKSRKNMSMVPEINLIDFENSDFSFNIPSISTVRENPFDLPHGSYDNSGIPPIPGSAPSILLARQNPFDIPYDSSEEKPNLMRDGIQESFFTVQSREQLFRRRESFNVGPSFFAPNRQDRQETKWRPSFVPERMVSEGSSYSIFQRQSSELSESKASSVLETESLGSVEELEERKLSDEDNSKELEPILGINNAIEERSSMKPGRFSNGEPAHQENSLQEPESISEMEHVSEHVGHGIQSSEDEGSLELAKVEKRDSEVDEIDFQFGDVEDHHEETSATRPLEVEATEYHSNPDNVERYSSISSSSSLSEVSERVFNETGAEQQSMLEARIGGIAEQPRISIQTSLKSNDSIATLADGVLQREPVYDSSPPTITKSFSSSSISSSDVHVESDLSFPPVLVKRTVSFIERESPIIHDPVNEHESEQIDVVNMAENDNICSGFSSVDQRFKESVEASVEDNLMGQHSQGQVPCSCADKNQFKSSEHQNPGKSEEKHLLISDKESIVQSNSRQSEGQLAEDHSMNTEETVQSPNSDADIYHEAYEKLISTPSAEGNVTLFYDKAVQKPTFEHLIQAKVQKNSTSFEEGRTVRILKIRDIVEVNHDISPNIHSPLSPDFISIPSSASEAASPRVDMQTIIQEEDEIMNIDEEIMVELDGVRGFSLRKWKLGSNDLEKHIYCIGETSDMRADDVNLAKVNKMEHEMHLENSREVIDIYEEDMECVSKITMLESGVAEHNDILNEHNDILNNESTDAENQDSPDQNTSEKKMILPKVLEPPETKFEIGNSSSEYYDDGKVNVNPNVSDSETELPILEVTSVEVCGVPSGKPDHGVEEPENGHSIKSGKCKGKYSKSSSSSSESSSSDSDRE, translated from the exons ATGGGGAAACGTGAGGTTTTTTCAATCAAATTGCGTTTTAGAtcagttttcaatcatccatTCCTTTTGGTTGTGCTTTGTTTCTTGATATTTTTGTACAGAACATCtccttttattttttcattattgGTATCTGCATCTCCTGTCCTCGTATGCACTGCTATTTTACTTGGAACCCTTCTAAGTTTTGGACAATCGAGCATACCCCATATTGAAATGGAAGTGAAAACCACCTGTGACACTTTTTTGATCAAAAGGGGTGCTTCAGGAGGCGCTactgtttttgagaaaaatgaGAGCTATTATGCTAAATACAGTGAGAAGAAAATGGATGAGATGGAGAAGTTGATTGAGAAATCCAGTTTCACAGCTGGTAAGTTTGGTGAGGGTTTGATCAAGGAAAGTTCGCGGGAAACTGAGCTGGAAAACCATGGAAATTGGAAAACAAACAGAGAGTCAGGTAATATGGATTCAGAGCAGAAGAGCAAATGGAATAAAGAGAGACTTGGCGATGAGGAGGCCGTGGAAAACCACTATGCTTCACTTCTGAAGATGAGTGATGATGAACATCTTGAATTGGACGATGAGACATCGGTGGCAAACTCTTTTGATTCCGAGAGAGTAAATGTAGATACATCGGATTCTCCTCCTCATTCTCATGAAGATAAAGAGAAAGAAGAGGATGAAGAGGTGGAAGGGGATGATGATTCAGATTTGGGTTCGGATATGGCTGAAAGTTCCTCTCCAGATGCTTCCATGGCTGACATAATGCCAATGCTCGATGAAATTCACCCTCTTTTGGATGAAGACACTCCACAACCTGTTCATACATCCCATGATGGCTCCGATGCAGCATCTGAACTGTCTTTGGAAGCCAGTACTAGTAGTCACGAGTCAGATGATGAGTCTGAAAATCACGAGGTTTTGGAAGTTGCAGATGAAGATGTTGAAGACGGTGAAGACGCAGAAAATGCACAAGGAGACTACGAAGAGCAGGCAAAGTCTGCTATTACATGGACAGAAGAGGATCAAAAGAATCTCATGGATCTCGGAAGCTCGGAAATCGAAAGAAACCAATGgttggaaaaaataattttgaggaggaaatcaaggaaaaatatGAGCATGGTGCCAGAAATAAACTTGATAGACTTTGAAAATTCTGATTTTTCATTCAACATTCCTTCCATTTCAACAGTGAGAGAAAATCCATTCGACCTTCCTCATGGTTCATATGATAATTCAGGGATACCTCCTATTCCTGGTTCAGCTCCTTCTATTTTATTGGCGAGGCAGAACCCTTTCGACATTCCTTATGACTCAAGTGAAGAGAAGCCTAATCTTATGAGAGATGGAATTCAAGAATCATTTTTCACGGTTCAATCAAGAGAGCAATTGTTTCGAAGACGGGAAAGTTTTAACGTGGGACCTTCATTCTTTGCACCCAACAGGCAAGACAGACAAGAAACCAAATGGAGGCCTTCTTTTGTTCCTGAGCGAATGGTTTCTGAAGGATCTAGCTATTCAATATTTCAACGACAATCGAGTGAACTAAGTGAGTCCAAGGCGAGTTCTGTTCTTGAAACAGAATCACTTGGTTCAGTTGAGGAGTTGGAGGAAAGGAAGCTCTCAGACGAAGATAACTCAAAGGAATTAGAACCCATTCTTGGAATAAACAATGCCATAGAAGAGAGATCATCAATGAAACCAGGACGATTTTCCAATGGGGAACCAGCACATCAAGAAAACTCACTTCAAGAACCAGAGTCTATTTCTGAGATGGAGCATGTTTCTGAGCATGTTGGGCATGGTATCCAGTCTTCGGAAGATGAAGGATCTCTGGAATTAGCCAAAGTTGAGAAGAGAGACTCAGAAGTCGATGAAATTGATTTTCAATTTGGGGATGTTGAAGACCATCACGAGGAAACTAGTGCAACCCGACCTTTGGAAGTTGAGGCTACCGAATATCATTCAAATCCTGACAATGTTGAAAGATACAGTAGCATTTCAAGCTCTTCATCGCTGTCAGAAGTTAGTGAAAGGGTCTTCAATGAAACCGGAGCAGAACAGCAGTCAATGCTGGAGGCAAGAATCGGCGGCATTGCCGAACAGCCAAGAATCTCAATCCAAACTTCTTTAAAAAGTAACGATTCGATTGCTACATTAGCTGATGGTGTTTTACAAAGGGAGCCTGTTTATGATTCGAGCCCCCCAACCATTACAAAGAGCTTCTCGTCTTCCTCTATATCTTCTTCTGATGTTCATGTAGAGTCTGATCTAAGTTTTCCACCTGTATTGGTCAAGAGGACGGTATCTTTTATTGAGAGAGAATCACCAATCATCCATGATCCTGTAAACGAACATGAATCAGAACAGATAGATGTTGTCAATATGGCAGAAAACGATAATATATGCTCTGGATTCTCAAGTGTTGATCAGAGATTCAAAGAATCGGTTGAAGCTTCTGTAGAGGATAATCTGATGGGTCAACATTCTCAGGGTCAAGTTCCTTGTTCATGTGCTGATAAAAACCAGTTCAAATCTTCTGAACATCAAAATCCAGGCAAATCAGAGGAAAAGCATTTACTGATTTCGGACAAAGAGAGTATAGTTCAAAGCAATTCTCGGCAGTCCGAGGGTCAGTTGGCTGAGGACCATTCAATGAACACAGAAGAAACTGTTCAATCACCAAATTCTGATGCCGATATTTACCATGAAGCATATGAGAAATTAATTTCTACACCTTCTGCTGAAGGAAATGTGACTCTCTTTTATGATAAAGCAGTGCAGAAGCCAACTTTTGAGCATCTTATTCAAGCTAAG GTACAAAAAAACTCAACCTCGTTTGAGGAAGGCCGAACTGTACGGATTCTGAAAATTCGAGATATTGTGGAGGTTAACCATGATATCTCACCAAATATACATTCTCCACTAAGCCCTGACTTTATTTCTATCCCATCCAGTGCTTCAGAAGCTGCTAGCCCTCGTGTTGATATGCAGACAATAATCCAAGAGGAGGATGAGATCATGAACATTGATGAAGAAATTATGGTGGAATTAGATGGTGTCAGGGGCTTCAGTTTGAGAAAATGGAAATTGGGTTCAAATGACCTTGAGAAACACATATACTGTATTGGAGAAACTAGCGATATGAGAGCTGATGATGTTAACCTTGCCAAAGTAAATAAAATGGAACATGAAATGCATTTGGAGAACTCTAGGGAGGTTATTGATATATACGAAGAGGACATGGAATGTGTTTCAAAGATTACGATGCTAGAAAGTGGTGTAGCTGAACATAATGATATCTTGAATGAACATAATGATATCTTGAATAACGAGTCGACTGATGCGGAGAACCAGGATTCTCCTGATCAGAATACGTCCGAAAAGAAGATGATACTTCCCAAAGTTTTAGAACCTCCTGAAACCAAGTTTGAGATCGGAAACTCGTCATCCGAGTATTATGATGATGGAAAAGTGAACGTAAATCCAAATGTGTCAGACTCAGAAACCGAACTACCAATTCTTGAAGTGACATCAGTCGAAGTTTGTGGGGTTCCATCCGGAAAGCCTGATCATGGAGTCGAAGAGCCTGAAAATGGACATTCAATTAAATCAGGTAAATGTAAGGGTAAATATTCTAAAAGTTCGAGTTCGAGTTCTGAATCGAGTTCGAGTGATTCTGATAGGGAGTAA